A genome region from Algoriphagus halophilus includes the following:
- a CDS encoding type IX secretion system membrane protein PorP/SprF — protein MKTLFKILGMSALLVVMTSGGEVFSQQLPQFSQYIFNGLHINPGYAGYKGEPYIQSTYRSQWVNFPGAP, from the coding sequence ATGAAAACTCTTTTTAAAATTCTAGGCATGTCTGCTTTGCTGGTTGTGATGACTAGCGGTGGAGAAGTATTTAGCCAGCAGCTTCCCCAGTTCAGCCAGTATATTTTCAATGGGCTGCACATCAACCCGGGCTATGCGGGATACAAGGGGGAGCCTTATATCCAGAGCACGTACCGTAGCCAGTGGGTGAATTTTCCCGGAGCGCC